The sequence gtctataaagttgatgaatcatcattgtgcaatttagatcaaatacgattcttaatcgtgtttaaaaataattaaataataattgtattaataaccccagtgagcaagctgaaagcgactgtggcaaggaacacaaaactccagaagacGTTGATTAATagaggaaaaataaccttgggagaaaccagactcactgtgggagcaagttcccctctggctaacattatgactgtactgtaaatattactcatgtatagttaaaatcatggtttaaaattgaaagtgttaagagtcagtgtttaaacatcgattgtgtttgaactgtaagattaatgaccaatgtctttgatgtccatcttgattaattgcagaagttcacatagatgcaattgtccttgttaattggctgatgaaggcatttgttggcaatagttagtctatacattccatttcaagatcgtagtccatctatagactgaggtgatgcaggtgggagttggcatcagttcatcctctgaagtccgtcataatagattgaagtgatgtttggctggcaccggctgcatttagtcatcatcattcagcgacatgtagcagtggagtccaacatgaagcaggaatggtgctggatccagccggttctagtgacctcaggataggagttccgaggttgagacagggaaacaaataaaaagatgcaaGCATAGATgcaattaaatttattgcagatttagagatcatgatcactgtttctggttccggcagacccaactaaagcagcctaattgtgggttggaggataaattaggtgtatgcctggctaaatagatgagtctttagtctagacttaaactgagagagtgtgtctgcatctcgaacagtgtttgggagactattccatagtttcagagccaaatatgaaaaggatcttcctcctttagtggattttgatattctaggaactattaacaggccagaattttgtgatcataattaacgtgttggaatatagcgtggtagaagatcacttaagtactgtggagctagaccattcaaagctttgtacgtagttaacagaattttaaaatcaatacggaatttaacaggtagccaatgtaatgatgataaaatggggctaatatgatcatatttcttggttctcgtcagcactctggctgctgcattttgaaccaattgaagtttatttattgttcttgctggacatcctcccagtaatgcattacaataatctagtcttgaggtcatgaacgcattcattcgtttttcggcatcagcaaaagagagcatatgccttaatttagccaTGCGTGTTGCTAGAAACACTCATTGTATGTTTCCACTGGTGCATAGTGAGCAAATGTGAGTGAGCGATTTCAATTCTTTCCTATGGAAGCAGAGCGTCAagctcgcaaggtggattgtaaaattgacagcagcgcgggCAAGCGGTTCCATAGcattgggagtggctttgtgctgATTTCTTCCACGTCAGTGTAAACGCAGCCTCTGGTCACGCGTTCCAgatccggaccccagattgattccatcttcactgcaagacatcatgacgacggttacgccctctcatcgtctctattgagcagcgtgacaaaacaacagtgcccgttacatcatatctgatctttctacactgtattcttgaatatttttctcttgcACTGAAACACACTTCACTGGTGCCCTGTCCCGAGCCGCACCtgcttcctcttttccccacatgaggtgcgtgtttccggagcgcctttagaccataaagttttttctttctaaatgtagttttattaatcaacattttccaagcctttaataatacaaaaaattgatttctgttctaattttgtgaaattattccaatttcatcatctctgacaaggatgacttttacattttacattttcaaaagtttctctctggagatatccctgaacccccatacagtatcattcctcagtcacaagggcttctatgccaaAATACTTgaatatctgtatgtaaagatatatgaaaataatttttatgtaaaaaaaaattatatatatatatatatatatatatatatatatatatatatatatacacacacctcaACCTTACCCATACCTTACCTCAACTTCACCTCAACCCAGCGTCAAATCTCTCTTCTTCACTGTTTTTGGCAGATCACAAACAACTTTTAAAGGCGTATACCCCCACCTACTGTACAAGAGTGGGTATCACCATGTCACTTCAGCTCATATTCTATTATTCAATCTAGCGCATTTTAAAAAGGTAAAAAGTGCCCTCCTGATCTCTCTTTCCCCTTCTCTCAACTCTCATTAATGAACCTCTTCTCCCCTTATGTCACCTTATGCCACCTGGCAATCTAACGTGCGGCCATTTTAGGTAGTGTTGTTCAATCTTTAAAGGAGCGGTGCACATTTTTACGCCACAaagtcattctactataaaaacatactgtaaatttcagataTCAAAACTTAATCGCCAGTGcactaaaagcattttttttttttttttttttttagccaagcTGAAAAACGGACTTGATGTTTTAAGGGTAATGTTCTATCGagatttaaatcaataaaactgacctccctgaaccttaaacctaaacgatagtgccataaaaagcaactgtgacatgaaaaacacaatttctgaagcaaccacatcattttctgCACATGTGTGGACTCGCCTGCTCATCAGTGGCCGGTTGCACCAACTATACGTAAGTTTCATCTTAGCCAAAAGGGCACTAAGTCataatttatgcactactaaatatttgagcattgcaccattaaacataggtagaacgtaaccctacgtataaactaaatattcacGGAAGCCTCCAACTAGGagtaatgaatgaaataaaaaagcagGCTCATTTTAAgacatcaataagctcatgttttgcatgacagtcttcaatcctttcgacatacagtatgatgttgacataTTCACCGgtctaacggtgcagttttcaggatgcgtcgCCTGGTGTCAAGATTCAACACAttcaacacatatatatatatatatatatatatatatatatatatatatatatatatatatatatatatgtgtgtgtatatattcacACTGTATGTgtgatatttaaatgaataaatgtctatttttccagcttgttgtattagtatttatttatcacccctttttcattttagatacagttcctatatattgttatttacacagggcaaatatactatctacttttattacgtatcatatttcaatgagaatataatttattacagctgacagttacatgagcaaacaaggtttgaacatcaaccataacAAGATAAAAACTCAAacttttaacacttctgtgtacaaatttgaaggctgcttatttcATCAATTAAGGTAAatatcatattatgcgactacgcattactttatggagagaTTACCACCTACTgtttaagtcttgccttaagaacagttgATGCAACTAAATTAaacactgacttagttacaaactaactagtagttactaagcccttaatTTGAACTTTACGTCCAAACTTAAGTGGGACCTTACAgaaagctggtgcaaccctacccaggacTTGTACCCTGGTCCTTTGTATCGCATATTCAACACTTTGTCAGTTGATCTAcagtgcaatttgatcacacttgaacaaacttgtaaatgtagttggttatgtaatgcaaacgttaaaatgagtcatgttaTGGTAAAAGagtttatatgtcataagatagcattgtgtgaggaacaaggcAAAAAGTtgatgtttatgaactgataatctgcctttTTAATCATGATTTTAGTGAATGGGGATAGAAGACATTCttgttcattccaccaggaaactGCATTGTTacgtacaacaggccacataaaaaaagtttcaaaaatgtattaattgtaaCATAATTCTATGACAAGGTTGCAAATGTCACTGGGGATAAATATGACAGTCGacagagacagtaaaaaggtgacttaacaaaccaatcaaatttaacaACGTCCACTCTtacacaatctcctctcttgattattaggaaaaaaaatactttttactttttgaatacttaagtacagttttaatgtgaatacttttttttacttcaactcaagtatgtttttggatAGATACctggacttttaattgagtaaaatatTCACTCACATTGGAAAACAGAAACAACACTGGTAGGGGGCAAAATCAGGGATGGGGGGTGCATACCTGTTAAGAAAGACTGCATTTAATGCTTCAATTATTGAAAATAGATGAAAAGACATATAGGAAATAAAAAGCAATGTaattgaataatatatttaaaatgacttaatgtTTGCTTGGTTGGAGTTCACAAAGCTAAGAAAAACTGATTTCCAGTTCTGGGGTGATACCTTGGACCCAGTGCTTGGGATTTCAATTGCGGGACCCCCCAAAGTGGGAGTGTCTTGCTATGCACATGAGGTCAGTCCCCTTAGTCACGTGACATTCAGTAATAAGTAGACATGACATAATACATTTAACTGTAAATGGCTCCTAAATTTTCCCTGTGACACCAGGTTTGTTcaaattgcttgtgatatttgTACCTATGGTTTTGATTTACTTCAGTTTACCCACAATACCTACAAACTAAAACTTTTCAGATCTTAAACGCTAAACCGGATAGAAGTGAGACACAGTCTGAGACTGACACCTAGTGGAgcctaacatttttaaatatgcaagCCTGTTTTGCACAGGTCTTTCCAGATCTGGAAGTGAAACCAAAACTTAAGTTTTAATAGAACGCTGTATGTTTCTCTCTGTGTGTACATGCAGTGAAATGGCAGAACACAATCAAGTCTTAAGTCTTCTCTTGATAACAATTCCAGTAGGCCTATTCTTGATACTGCCTTTGGAACAATCTTACAGACACGCCTGTTTTGCACACGTCTTTCAAACACAGAACCAGGAAACTATTTCAGCTCTTCATTTCAGGTAAAACGAAGCTTAAGTGCTGTCAAACTGCTGTATACTTTCTATTTGTGTGTACATTCAGTAAAATGGCAGAAGCCAGTATTTTATGGGCTCACGAACAGTTCAGATGTTCAGTCTGTCTGGATCTACTGAAGGATCCAGTGACCATTCCATGTGGACACAGTTACTGTAGGAGCTGTATTACAGACTGCTGGAATCAGGATGATCAGAAGGGAGTTTACAGCTGCCCTCAGTGCAGACAGATCTTCAGCACAAGACCTGCTTTAGGTAAAAATGTAGTGTTTGCTGAAATGGTGGAGAAACTGAAGGCAGGACTCCTATTTGCTTATTCTGGTCATTACGCTAGACCTGGAGATGTGGAGTGTGATGTCTGTACTGGGAGAAAATATAAAGCTGTCAAGTCATGCCTGACGTGTCTGAACTCTTACTGTCAAAGTCACCTCGAACAACATGAGAATTTCTTTAAAAGTAAGAGGCACGATTTGATTAAAGCCACTGGACGAATCCAGGAGATGATCTGCTCTCAACATTACAGACTACAGGAGGTTTTCTGTCGTACAGACCAGCAGTGTATCTGCATGAAGTGTGTGATGGACAACCACAAAAACCATGACACTGTATCAGCTGAAGCAGAGAGGGCTGAGAAACAGGTAGGAAGTGTGAACTAAAAAAGCACATTTTAGCATGCAACTGCTTGTAATTATTAAactgtttttaatgtttactcATGGTGCAAGAAATGCTACATCAGTGAGAACTTATTTAATGAAGGTCTCTTGAgagtactttttatttttattttctgttattatacTGTTAAAAGAAACAGTTGGAGGACACTCGCAGAAAGTTTCAGCAGAAAATCGATGAAAAAGAGAAGGAACTTCAGAAGTTGAGAGAGGCCGTGAAAACTCATAAGGTGAGTTTTGTGGAAAAGAAAAAATCAGACAGGATTCAACTCATTCAGTCATTGAGGAGTCCAATGCTGGCCCACTTTCCTACTCAACAACACTGTGTTACCTGTAGTGTGAGGTATTAATAAAAGCTTAGTCAATGCACTGATAGTAATGTTTCTCTCTATATGTGTAACAGCACTCTGCACAGGCAGCAGTGGAGGACAACGAGTGGATCTTTACTGAACTGATCCGCTCTATTGAGAGAAGACGCTCTGAGGTGACACAGCTGATCAGAGATCAGGAAAAGGCTGCAGTGAGTCGAGCTGAAGGACTCTTGGAGCGACTGAAGCAGGAGATTGATGATCTGAGGAGAAGAGACACTGAGCTGGAGCAGCTTTCACACACAGAAGATCTCATACATTTCCTACAGGTAACCATCTTATTTATACtctcactgagcattttattaggaacactgtacTTATACTGGGTAGagcctccctttgctctcaaaacagacTTACTTCTttgtggcatggattccacaagatgttgaaAATTCCTTTGAGGTTCTgatccatgttgacatgattggttcatgcaatttctgcagatttgtcagcggagttgcacattcatgctgtgaatctcccattctaccacatcccaaaggtgttctattggattcagatccggtGACTGGGAAGACCGCTGAAGAACTTATTGTCAATGAcctttgctttgtgacatggtttGTGATTTGCTGAGCCATTCAACCGATGATTGATTGGTATAAACAGGCCAAAAGTGTGCCatgaaaacattccccacaccattacatcaccaccaccaccagcctgaactgttgacacaaggcaggttgggtccatgtatttatgctgttggtgccaaattctgaccctaccatctgtgtgcctcagtagaattcgagattcatcagaccaggctatgtttttccagtcttcacaTGTCCAGTTTTGgagagcctgtgcccactgcagcctcagctttctgttccctgctgacagaagtggaatccGACGtcgtcttctgctgttgtagcccatccgcctcataGTTCAATGTATTGAGCactctgagatgctgttctgctcactacaattgtacagagtggttatctgagttactgtagccttgctgtcagctcaaaccagtctggccattttccgttgagccatctcatcaacaaggcatttccatccgcagaactgccacacacttgattctgtgtaaactctaaagactgttccaggagatcagcaattacagataTACCCAAACCAGACCTTCTGGCACCAAAaaacatgccacagtcaaaatcactgatataattttttttccccccattctgatgattgatgtgaacattaactgaagctcctaacccatattgtgtgtgtgtgtgtgtgtgtgtgtgtgtgtgtgtgtgtgtgtgtgtgtgtgtgtgtgttcttagaGTCATGTAATTATCACACTTTATAGCGCATCAGCCACACTCTAAGTTCTAAATGTGTTTGAGCATTGGTaaacattgttttgttgtttgtagaGTTTCCAGTCTCTCTCTGTCCTTCCTGGATCTGCAGACAGTGTTACTCTCAGCTCCCACCTCTCCTTTAATGATGTGGGAAAATCTGTCTCTCTGCTAAGAGAGAAACTTGATTGTTTCTGCAAGGAAGggttagaaaatatatttggtaaaggtacagtaaggcactttaaatttatttattcaataaaacaaGTCATGAATTCACTATAACAAACTGAAAACATATTGTACCATTAAAATTGATGGCATTGATGTCGATATATATTATTCACTTTACATGAGATTTACACTGTATGTCTGCTGGTTTCTGTAGTGACATATATTGAGATTGTAGCCACCCCTGAACCCAGCACCAGAGAAGAGTTCTTGCGATGTAAGTATttataataagaaataaaaagTAATCAGTGATGACTTCAATTCTAACCTGTTGTTATTTGTTATCACCTGTATCTACTTAAGTATTATACTTATAAGCCACATTTTACCTTCTTGTGTAAAGTCTTGTAATTCTGACTTGTCTTAAGTATTCCCAggctatttcctttgtcttttGTGTGTCTGGTTTATGTTTTTTCTTACTGGCTTGACTGTTTCTACATCTTGAATCCTTCCTTGACTATGTCATAGTCTATTGTTCTTGGTTGATCCTTTACACACATGCTGGATaaccatgattaaaaaaaaatcaattaaccAGCAAAAACAATAGCATAAAATGGAATGACAAAAACATTCACATTGTAAAACTTGATCTGTAAAATACCTAACATTTTCTTGCTAATTACAATTAACATTTAATTGATTTGAAATTAGAAGAATCCAACTGATACtagtttttttaatataaaagttgtttctctttttttctattaGATTCCTTTCCTTTCTCTCTGGATTTAAACACACCACATAAATACCTCCATCTGTCTGAAGAGAAAAGAGTGGCTACTTTTATTGGGTCTGACCAGCagtatcctgatcatccagacagATTTGATGTTTATTCTCAGGTGTTGtgtagtgagagtgtgtgtggacgctgttactgggaggttGAGTGTAATAAGAGCGATAatgtttgtatatcagtgtcatataaaaGTATCAGCCGGAAGGGAGTAGGTGCTGAGGGTGTATTTGGATTTAATGATCAGTCGTGGAGATTGTCCTGCTCTTACTCCAGTTATGCATTCAGGCATAATAACAATGTGGCTAAGCTCTCTGTAGTCCCCAGTTCCTCTAGAATAGGAGTGTATGTGGATCACAGTGCAGGAattctgtccttctacagcgtctctgacacaatGACCCTCATCCACAGAGAACAGACCACATTCACTCAGCCACTCTATCCTGGGTTTGGGATAAATCAGGACTCCACAGTGAAATTGTGTCATCCATCAATATAGATAtgatatttatattcaaatgtatCCATTAATGGTGGTAGTGTAAGGGTAGAATAAGTATGCATATGGAAAAAAAATGACAGCAACTACACTAATCATATCTGTAGGCTATATGGgctttatgaaatatttaaatcattCTTCTAATATAGTGTAGAATGGGGCTAAAGACCCTCCAGGAATAAAAggagcatttttatttaatttcctcccaaaacatttaaaagcaacaaagaattccacagcactttcctaaacactaTCACTATGCACTATCCATGAGATCACCTGTGCAATGTCATAAAGTTAGATTTTTAGataatttgatttaatatttgaacattttaaaatgttgcaaatttaggtagctaatgaaaatccctgaaattatcagaTTTAGttttagacaaaatacttatttataattttcagttttgttcaaggtgattaaatcaaaagtgttttaataacatttccaataagtgaaaggatagttgGGGTAGAAAGCCCCCCTATTGCTGGGTCCAAAGGGTTTTTTTGTTAAACAGATTTGCCCTTATTGATTGATCCATTCACAATGAAGaataatttgtttataaaatacttGAAATGttctaaaatgccaaatgtgattgaaatgaacagaacATGTTTAATCCTTTTCTGAAGTGGCTGTTCTGAAtaagtattattttaatttgttactcaaaaaggcATGTTGTCTTAAATGTACTCTACTTGCATAAGTTGAAAAATGTTGCCTTGTAACTTTTGCCCCTATATTTAACCAATATCATTATAACTTTTTACCCCATAtgtgggagccttttaccccaaatgtgAGGTAAAGGTCTCCATTGACACGTTTAAAAATTGATTCAATGAATGTCAttaaaacaaccttctgttattattattattattattatacacaaaatattttttcagtcttgacacactttgtgaccagaaaagaAAACCTTAAGTGTGCCTTTAGCCTAGTTGTACTCTACTTCTATTTAGTTTAACAAGTTGTTTTCCTGGATTGCATGTAcacaaaacactaaataaaaacaGTATTTCAACATTTTCACCAATAAATCAATGGATTTAAGTTATGAAAGTAAATGTCTGAAAATATTGTGTACTGtatcactcaaaaaaatattttagcctatttttaagatgtatccatttcagtttaataacaaatttccatctaattgaattgcctaatctttaaccaaataaaatgtataaatcttaaaaaatacaagttttattaattacattttcttcaaggttgttattaaattgaaatggatacatcttaaaaataggctaaaatatttttttgagtgtatctatgcacagtgaaaaatgtataaatgtaaactcCCATTACATTTAAAGATCATATATACTTTTTAGTGTAATATTGTTTTTAACTTCTTTGATCTTGCCATGTAAATAGCGTTTGATGCTGACATAGCATAAAACAATTTATAATGAATAAATCAAATCACATATTATTTCTTGTGACCACAAGATTGCAGTgttcattaaagaaatagttcacccaaaaatgaaaattctctcatcatttcctcaccctcatgccatcccagatgtgtatgactttctttcttctgcagaacaaagatttttagaagaatatctcagctctgtagattcatacaatgcaagtgaatagtgattagGCCTAAGTCTGTATAAACATAATCCTttagactccagttgtttaatcgatgtcttctgaagtgatccagttggttttgggtgagaacagaccaaaatatattaattttttcactgtacatcttgccattgcattctCAAGGAAcgatcacgatttcaagctcgatcacacttcctagtgcttgacgcatgcgcagagcagtagatggcgctataggaagtataatcgagtttgaaatcatgatcgccaaggagactgctgtcaagatgtacaatgacaaagaagttatattttagtatgttctcactcaaaaccataatttcataacaaattccatcaaatttaagtTTTAACTCTTAGTTATGCCCCTAGTCAAGTCTGCAGGTATACAAATACGATATATATTTATCTTTCATAAATTGCTTATGGTAATATTTCAAGCAGTGTTTTAttgtcaaaatagtttttttttaatatacacaATCTTGTATAGGCTACAGTTTAAGCACATTCTATGTCGTTGTTATAATAACATCCTTATAAATacataagaaaatataaaaacccGTAAGGCACTTTATAAGGCACATTCCAAATAACATGGTACatttgtattctatatatacCAAAAACGAGCAGTGTTGTTCTGACAGATAGTTTGGACATATAATGTTGATTTGATCCCGCACTCGTCTGTCAGGAAAGCAGCAATTGCTTACTTTGAAAAGCAGTGTTTTTAAAAGTCTTTTCTTCTTCTCTGTCGTCGTGTCATCACACACGTGGCAGTGGCATTTGTTTGGGGGGGCACAAAACCGAGCTCGCGGTGCCCGACTTCCACGTCAGTCCCGAGCTCGCGTCGCTGTAAACCGAACCG comes from Xyrauchen texanus isolate HMW12.3.18 chromosome 9, RBS_HiC_50CHRs, whole genome shotgun sequence and encodes:
- the LOC127648636 gene encoding tripartite motif-containing protein 16-like, which codes for MAEASILWAHEQFRCSVCLDLLKDPVTIPCGHSYCRSCITDCWNQDDQKGVYSCPQCRQIFSTRPALGKNVVFAEMVEKLKAGLLFAYSGHYARPGDVECDVCTGRKYKAVKSCLTCLNSYCQSHLEQHENFFKSKRHDLIKATGRIQEMICSQHYRLQEVFCRTDQQCICMKCVMDNHKNHDTVSAEAERAEKQKQLEDTRRKFQQKIDEKEKELQKLREAVKTHKHSAQAAVEDNEWIFTELIRSIERRRSEVTQLIRDQEKAAVSRAEGLLERLKQEIDDLRRRDTELEQLSHTEDLIHFLQSFQSLSVLPGSADSVTLSSHLSFNDVGKSVSLLREKLDCFCKEGLENIFGKVTYIEIVATPEPSTREEFLRYSFPFSLDLNTPHKYLHLSEEKRVATFIGSDQQYPDHPDRFDVYSQVLCSESVCGRCYWEVECNKSDNVCISVSYKSISRKGVGAEGVFGFNDQSWRLSCSYSSYAFRHNNNVAKLSVVPSSSRIGVYVDHSAGILSFYSVSDTMTLIHREQTTFTQPLYPGFGINQDSTVKLCHPSI